The genomic stretch ATGAAGCTGGCACTGCGGCGCATGTGGAACTCGGGCTTCAGCGCCATCCCACCCGAGGCCCTGCCTTACATGATCGGCTCCTATACCATGGACACGCGGCGGCTGGAGCAGTTCCTGGGTGCGGAGTACCGCCAGGTCCTGCAGCACGACGTGGAAGCGGCGCTGGCGGACAGCTTTGTGAAGTCGCCAGTCGCCAGTGGCGAGTTGCCAGTTGCTTGAGGATTGTCATCCTGAGTGCGGCGAGGAAGCGAACGCGATCGAGCAAGCGAAGGACCCCTATCGTCAGGACAGCATCATTCGTCAGCAACCAACGGTCCGAAAGACTGCCGCTTGCCCGACGAGCTGACCGGGCTTCGCCAGAGAGGAAAGCCAGAGCACCTTATAAGCGACGTTGTAATGGTCACTTGTGTTGACGTAGAGATCTGGCTTCCCGTCGCCGTCGAGGTCGCCTACCCACATGACGGTGATATAGGGATCATTCCCGCCGTCCGGAAGTGAGAATAGCTCCTGCGACACCGCGCCATCGAAAAGCAAGAGCCTTGACCCCTTCGGCAGAAGGTCCTTGGCCGTCTTCGTGCCCTCCACCCGCAGAGTGTAAGTCACCTCGGCAAGTACGAACTTCTGCTCATCTCCTGCCGCGAGGGCTTGCTCGCCCACAAATGCTGTCGGAAGCAAGCGCTGCGCCGCCGAAATCCCCCGCACCAGGAAAAGCGGCTGCTGTTTGCTGGAGACGGCGATTGAAGTACCCGTCGGCTTGTTCTCTTCGTCATCGCCAAGCGGGTCCGGAATGCGAGCGGTCTTGAGGGTGACTGGCCTTGC from Terriglobales bacterium encodes the following:
- a CDS encoding VCBS repeat-containing protein; translated protein: MMWFAEPVKQLVTALVLLAMAQSQAPSSQRFAVLETGEFHGTDVALEQPAAWVGVFCQGEVCAARPVTLKTARIPDPLGDDEENKPTGTSIAVSSKQQPLFLVRGISAAQRLLPTAFVGEQALAAGDEQKFVLAEVTYTLRVEGTKTAKDLLPKGSRLLLFDGAVSQELFSLPDGGNDPYITVMWVGDLDGDGKPDLYVNTSDHYNVAYKVLWLSSLAKPGQLVGQAAVFRTVGC